From Vigna radiata var. radiata cultivar VC1973A unplaced genomic scaffold, Vradiata_ver6 scaffold_184, whole genome shotgun sequence, the proteins below share one genomic window:
- the LOC106778834 gene encoding chalcone synthase produces the protein MAHLYEIREKQRAHGPATILAIATANPSNCIYQSDFTDYYFRVTKSDHMTDLKAKLKRICEKSMIEKRYIHLTEKMLKENPNISTYEEPSLNARQDILVEEVPKLGEKAASKALKEWGRARSDITHLIFCSTSGVDMPGADYQLVRLLGLKPSTKRFMLYHQGCFAGGTVLRLAKDLAENNVGARVLVVCSEITVVTFRGPRETHLDSLVGQALFGDGASSVIVG, from the exons ATGGCACATTTGTATGAAATCCGAGAGAAACAAAGAGCTCATGGCCCAGCCACCATACTCGCCATTGCCACTGCAAATCCATCCAACTGCATTTACCAATCTGACTTCACTGATTATTACTTTCGAGTCACCAAGAGCGATCACATGACCGATCTCAAGGCCAAGTTAAAGCGCATAT GTGAGAAGTCTATGATAGAGAAACGGTACATCCACCTGACTGAAAAAATGCTGAAAGAAAACCCCAACATAAGCACTTACGAGGAACCATCGTTGAATGCACGACAAGACATACTGGTCGAGGAGGTTCCTAAGCTTGGTGAGAAGGCAGCATCTAAAGCCTTAAAGGAATGGGGCAGGGCAAGATCAGATATTACTCATCTCATATTTTGCTCCACCTCGGGCGTAGACATGCCTGGTGCTGATTACCAACTTGTCAGGCTCTTAGGCCTCAAACCATCCACCAAAAGGTTCATGTTATACCATCAAGGTTGTTTTGCTGGTGGCACCGTGCTTCGTCTCGCTAAAGACCTTGCTGAAAACAATGTTGGAGCACGCGTTCTCGTGGTGTGTTCTGAGATCACAGTTGTCACCTTTCGTGGACCCCGTGAAACACACTTGGACTCGTTGGTGGGACAAGCACTCTTCGGAGATGGAGCTTCATCAGTGATCGTGGGA